The DNA region ATTATCCGCTGCAAAGCTATATTCAAACGATCGTAATCCAGCAAAACCTGTCGAATATGTCGAGGGACGATATGCTGAATTTGGCGCTGATTTCGGATCGGACATTGAAATCGTCGCAGATCTTTCTCGGCTCGCTTCCGATTATTTTGGCATACCCGTTCTTGCAGAAATATTTCGTAAAGGGCATCGTTCTCGGAAGCGTGAAGGGCTAAGGACACAGCGCAAGTCGATGTTGCCCGACATAAGTCTGGCTGTCCTGACGAAATGTAGGCTATAATCGAATAAAAAATGCTGGGGGCAATGCCATTGATGTTCCGACGGGACTTTTCGCTGCGCAATACGATATTTCTCCGGTTGATCGTGACGTTTCTGCTCATTATGGTGCCGATTCTGTTATTTGCCGTGTATCTTTACCATTGGAACGTGCAAACGGCCAGCTCCGACATTACCAAGACGGCCGCGGCGCAATCCGAATTCTACCTGACCGATCTGGAAAACGAAATCGAACGCATGAAAATGCTGCAGTACAGCCTGCTGGAGGATGATAACCTGAATGAACTGGTCCTGACCTGGGAGACGATGGCGACGATCGCCCGTACCGAGAACATGAATTCGTTGATCAAGCGGCTGTATACCGTTCAGAACAGCAGCATGTATATCAAGGATGTCAGTGTTCATATTGCGGCGATCGGCCGCACGATTTCAGCCGGCGATGGGGTGCGTGAATTCAGGACTGAACGCTTCAGGGAAATCCGTTCCGTCTTTGGCAGCGGCTCTCAGCTCATTGAATGGAACGGAGGCTTGTTCCTTGGCGCCATGAAACAGCGGGGAATCAAAGGGGCAGAGCCGCTGTTCACGGTCGAGATCGAGCTGGACGAGCAGCGGCTGCAGGAAGCGCTCGCTCAATTCAATACGTACCCCGGCAGCGGAACGCTGCTCCTGTCGGACAGCGCCAAGGTTGCCGTCGCGAACGGGACAGGGGAGCTGGCTAACGTCAGCCTCCCCCTTTTCCTGCGGGAAATCCCGGGGCTCCTGAAGGACACTCCTTCGCGGCTGACGGTAAACGGGAACCAGTACTATGCCGTGCAGGCGCACTCGCCGGAGCTAGCGCTGTCGATCTATCGTTTCATTCCCGAGAAGGTCGTACAGAAGCCGCTGAGCAAGTTCTATAAATGGGCATGGGGATTTGCCGCAGCCGCGCTGGGGATATTTGGCGTTTTTGCGCTGTCTACCTATAAATTCATCCACAAACCTATGCTGGCTTTAGTTAAAGGCTTCAGAAGGATCGAGCACGGGGATCTGAGCATCCATATCGCCCATGAATCCAAGGACGAGTTCAGGTACTTATACGGCAGGTTCAACCAGATGGTGGACAATCTGCGCTCTTTGATCGATCAAGTCTACAAGCAGAAAATCATGACGCAGCGGGCGGAGCTGAAGCAGCTGCAATCGCAAATCAACCCGCACTTTTTATACAACAGCTTTTTTATCCTGAATACGATGGCCAAGACGGGAGATACGGAACGGATCGAACAGTTTACGACGCTGCTCGGGGAGTATTTCGAATTTGTGACGAGGAATGCATCGGATTTGGTTGCATTGGAGCAGGAAGTTCATCATGCGAGAATGTATGCAGAAATTCAAGAGCTACGGTTTTCGAGAAGGATTCAGGTACGCTTTGATCCGCTGCCGGATGAGCTGCGGCCGCTTCCCGTGCCGCGGTTGATCGTTCAACCGATCATTGAAAACGCATTCAAGCACAGCCTAGAAAAAAAGACGAAGAATGGTTTGATTGTGGTGCGATTCGAAGGGGCGGACGGCCAGGCTCGCGTCATCGTGGAGGATAACGGAGACCGGTTGACGGACGAGGCGCTGGAGCAGATCCGGAAGTCCTTGTATGAGGAACAGGACCAGGCCGAAACGACAGGGATGGTGAACATTCATCGCCGGATCCGCATCACATTCGGGGAGGGTGCCGGATTACGGACAGAACGTAGCGAGCTTGGGGGGCTTGCCGTAACCATACTTCTTGGCGATGGAGGTGAACCGTCAAGTGTATAGAATGTTGATCGTTGACGACGAAGAAATTATCACCGATGGGCTGGCGGATATTTTCGGAAAATTGAACCTTGACCTGGACATCTACAAAGCCTATTCGGGGCAAGAGGCGCTGGAACTGTTGAACCGGACGCGGGTCGATGTCGTACTATCCGACATCTGCATGCCAGGCATGGACGGCCTGGAGCTGATGGAAACGATACGTCTCAATTGGCCGCAGTGCAAAATCGTGTTCCTGACAGGGCATAACGACTTCAATTATGTCTATCAAGCGATTCAAGAGCCGGACGTGCAATACGTGCTCAAAAACGAAGGCTACCCGAAATTGATCGCGGCCGTCGAGCGAGCGCTCAAGGAACTGGAAGAGGCGCTGCGGGCGAATGATCTGATCCGGCGGTCGAAAGAGCAGCTGGATACGCTGGAGACGCTTGCCCACGGGGACTATTTTCGAAATTTGTTATTCCACGACGTGCTCTTCGAACGGGAATTGGAGGAAGACTTCAGGCGTCTGCAAATTCCCTTGGATGCGTCCATGCCGATTCTGATCGGGCTGGGCAGCGTAACGTCTGGCGGGTCCGCGGAGAGATCCCCCACGTATGTCGACCGTCGGGAGACGGCGCTTGCGGTTAAGTTTCTGGCAGAGGCTTTCCTGGCAGAGCGGACAAGCAGCATCGGATTCATCGATCGATACGGGGATCTGATCTGGCTCATCCAGCCCAAGCGGTGGAGCGGATCGGAATGGACGGACGCTTTCGCACAGACGGTCATGTTTCTGGAGGGAACGTTCGAGCTGGTTCAGCAATCCTGCCTGGAATCGCTTGACGCGTCGGTTGCCGTGACACTATGCGGTGAGGCATTCGCCTGGGAAGGACTGCCTGCCATGTACGATAAAATGAGACGGTACCAGCATGATCGGACCGGTGACGGAACGCGGATGGTTCAGAAGGTGTTTCCAAGCGAGGAATCCGCGCCGTCCGCTATGATCCTTAACAGATCCTTGCGCGATAAGTTCGAGGCGCTGGCCGTCCATTTGGAAGCCGGCAGAAGAGAGGAGTTCATGGGGCTGTTCGATGACTTGACCGAACCGGCAGCTTACGAACTCGAGCGGGGAGATCCCAATATGACGGAGCTTTGCTATACGGTTGCGCTTGTGCTTCTGTCTTACATCAATCGGTGGGAAATCCGTGAGATCGGTTCGTTCGGCCTGATGAAGCTGGAAGACTATCGTTCGTGGAGGGAAGCCTTCGGTTATTTGAAAGGCGTTGCTGACGTTTTGTTTTCCCTCCGGAAAAGCGGAGAACAGAAGAGGGCTGCCGGCGTCATTGAAAAAATTTGTTCATTCATTGAACAAAACCTCAGCGAGGATCTGTCCCTTGTCAGGCTGGCGGATGAATTTCATTTCAATCCATCTTACTTATCAAGGCTGTTTAAGCAGGAAAGGGGCGTCAATTTATCGGATTATATGGACGAACTCAGGATCCGCAAAGCGAAGGAGCTTCTGAAGAGGGAAGAACTGAAGATAGCCGAGGTCGGTGGTTTGATCGGATACGAAATGCCGCAATCGTTTACCCGTTTTTTTAAAAAATGGACCGGCCTGACGCCGCAGGAATACCGAACCGTCAGGCTAAGCCGCGATGGAGCGCAATAAGCGCAGCGACCAGGCGTATGGTCAGGCAGCAGTCCTTGGATAACCCAAGGACTTATTTGCATTGGGCAGGCAGATTAGGAGGCGACCATCTTACGATATTCGTTCGCGCTTACGCCGGTATAGGATTTAAATCGCTTATAAAACCAGTCGATTTCGGTATAGCCCACCTCATTCGCAATTTCGTAAATCTTCAGATCCGTTTGCTCCAGCAGCATTTTCGCTCTTTCCATGCGCTGAATGAACAAATATTCGTTAAAGCTCATATTTTCATGGTTTTTGAACTTTTGGCCAAGATAGGAGCGGTTGAAATGGAATTTGCTTGAAATGTCTTTGAGCGTAATATTTTCGTGCAGCTTTTTCCCCACATATTCCTTGACCCTGTGAATGACGTCATCCTCAGTGCGGCGTTGGTTCGCGTTAACAGCAGCTACGCTTTTCACCAGTTCTTCAGCCGGCAACGTGCTGGGTACGTAATCGCTTACCTGCAGCTGCAGCGCTTTGCGGATGAAGGCAAATTCCATGGTATCCTCGACAACAATGATGGGCAAACGGCTTATCCTCCGGATCCGGCCGCACAGCTCCAGCCCTTTCTTTGGGCTGCCGTTCATGTTGATAACCGCCAGTGAATAGCCGTTTTTCTCAATCCGATGCAGCGTTACCTCAGAATCATCATCGCAGATTTCCATGTTCATCCCGCATTTGCCCCAATCCTGCAGGCGAAGCGTATCATCGGAGCAGCAGCCCAGATTGATATACAGTAACTTAGACATGATGACTCCCTCCCCATATATTGCGATAAGCGGAATATCCATTAAATTGGTTACGTTTACATTATGTTGTCCGGCGCCCCTTTTCCACAATGTGCTTTTCTTTGCATTGCTAACCGTTCTTTACTTCTTGCAAAGCTTGGGTTGAAAAAGATCGGCGGACAAGCCGTTGCAGGAGACTGCCTTCTAGCGTTTCAGGGGTAGAATATCCCGATTTCCCCAGGTTGTTGCATGGAAATGTAAGCGCTAAACTTTGGATGAATCTGGACCAAACATCAAACGTTGAGGGGGATTAAAGATGCGTGTTCGCAAATTAATGGTTCTGTTATTAGGATTGGTTCTGCTGCTTGCAGCCTGCAGCGGTGGCTCGGGTAACCCAAGCAGCGGCACCCAAGAAACCGTGGAATCGGAGACGAATAGCGGCACTGAAAACGAGACGTCGAAGGAACCTGGCGAGACGGGGAACAACGGCGAGGAGGAAGAGGAAGTTTACAGAACGCCGGAAATGGATTTCGATTTAGGCGGTAAGACGATTAAGGTTGTTTCTTGGTGGGATATGACGATTCCGGAGGATACCCCGGACAATATTCAGCGCAAGAAGAACCTTGAAGACCTGATGAAAAAGCATAATTTTAAAGTGGAGTACGTGGCCATCGACTACGGCGAGTACCAAGAGAAAGTTACCGCTTCCCTGCTCGCTGGTGAGCCGATCGGCGATATCGTTCGCCTTGGAAAAACCTATACGGTGCCTACTTTGGTTAAACAGGATCTGCTCTGGCCGATTGACGAATACACCAAAAATCCCGTTGCCTTTAACCAAAAGGTTACAAACGAATACTACACGTATGAAGGCAGGGGATACGGATTCACCGAAAATCAAGCAAATCTGGTTCAAGGCATCTTTTACAATCGTACACTTATGAACCAGCTTGGATTAAAGCCGCTTCAAGAGTACGTGAACGAAGATAACTGGAATTGGGAAACATTCATACAAGTGGCTAAAGAAGCCAACAAAGATACGAACAACGATGGCAAGCTGGACACTTGGGGGCTAGCAAACTCCTCGCTTATGGATCATGCATTGTATTCCAACAATACGGGTCTGACCAAAGAAGATAAGCAAAATCTCGATGATCCTGCAACACTGGATGCACTTAATTTCATATCCCGAATTGCTACCGAGAAAATAGCAAGACCGACCGAGGGCGGCGATTGGACGGAGCCAGGCCAATTTTTCCGTCAAGGCAATACATTAATGTACGCCGGTGCCCTCCATGAGTTGAGCGGCATGCAGACGGATATGCCGGATTACGACATCGGTTTCGTACCTTTTCCGAAAGGGCCGAACGCAACGGAGTACCACTCTGCCGAAGCACTCTTCCAGGCGCTTACCATTCCGAAAGCGGTCGAAAATCCGGAACAGCTGCTTTATATCTGGGAGAAAATCAACGACATTGATTCCGTATACGACTATCCGGACCAAGCCTCGTACGAAACGCTATTCTCGAGCGAAGACGACTTGAATAACGCCAAAATGGTGGCGCCAAACATGATGATTCTTGACCACCATACATTCCCGAATTTGAAGTACTACGATTTCGTCGGCGAGCTGAATGAAGGAATATCCGTTTCCACCGTTGTTGAGAAATACAAGTCAACGTTCCAAGCGGCTATCGACGAAGTATATGGTAAGTAACCTTGAACATTAGCCGAAGAACCGATCGTCCCTGCGCAGCGCATTGCTGCGGCAGGGACTGTCATTGGATGGATTAACCGTATGGGAGGGAGAGAAATTGAACACCAGGAAGAAGCGTTTCGGTAGCGCCATACTTGTCATCGTCCTATTTTTTTTGTCTCTATGGGCCTTCTACCCTTCGAAATCGACAAACCAAGGCTTCGTTCAAGCGATCTCCGACTTTGAAGCGGTCATAGAAACGGAGGGGCAGGACGGGTACAGCCAGTATTTAGACGCTCATGCATCGGCGAGCCGCCCGGACCGCATCGTCCGCATCGAAGGCGAGTCCTTTGTATCAACCTCCGGGGAGGGATTCGAGATCGCGGAGAAATTACACGGCTCCGAAGGGAAATCCGTGATCACGCCAGAGGTTGGCTCCATCTCATGGGACGTGAACGTGGAAGAACCGGGCTTATACCATGTCCGGATCCGATATTATCCGATTGAAGGGAAGAGCTCGGCGATCGAAAGGCAATTCTCTATCAATGACAAGGTGCCCTTCAAGGGAGCGGATATCGTGCTATTCGACAGAGTATGGGGAAACCGGGACGAGGAAATCAGGCAGGATAACCGCGGAAACGATCTGCGGCCAAGGCAGATCGAGCAGCCTTCCTGGCAGCTTGCGCCGCTCTCCGATCGGTACGGCTACTATGATGAGCCGTATTCCTTTTATTTTGACAAGGGCAAGCAGAAGCTTACGCTAACGTCCTTGCGGGAGCCGATGGCGATTGATTATATCGAGCTGTACCAGGATCATGCCTTGAAAACATACGAGGAGCTGGCGAATGAATATGAGTCCGGGGGCTTGGAGCCGACCCGGGATCAGTACATTCTGATTCAGGCGGAGGATGCCAAGCGGAAATCGTCGCCGACCTTGTATCCTACATCCGACAGATCCAGCCCGACCGTTGAGCCGTACGACGTTTCCAAAATCAGAATCAACACCATCGGAGGCGTTAACTGGAAGCTGCCGGGGCAATGGATCGAATGGGAGTTCGAGGTGGAAGAAGACGGTTTGTACCAAATCGCCTTGAAGCAGAAGCAGGACCAGCTCCGGGGCGTATTTGCCACACGAAGCCTTATGATCGACGGGGAGTTTCCCTTTGAGGAAATGAAACGAATCCGCTTTCATTATGACCGCGATTGGCAAATGAATGTGCTGGGCGAAGAAGAACCTTATTTATTCCATTTCACCAAAGGGACGCATCGGATCCGAATGATGGTGTCTCTCGGCGAGATCGCGCCGCTCTTGCAGACGATTGAATCCAGCGTGCTGGAACTGAACGAAATGTACCGCAAAATACTAATGATCACCTCCAATACGCCGGATCCGTTCCGGGATTATCAATTGGAGAAGCGGATTCCGGATATGGTGGAGGTGTTCACCGAGCAGGCCGAAATCATTCAAAGCGTGGCCGATTACCTGGAAGAAGCGACAGGCGAGCGAAGCGACAAGGTGGCCGTTCTGCATTCAATGGTGCACCAGCTGAACGAGCTCGCCGAAAATCCCGAAACCGTCGCCAAGCGCTTGGACACGTATAAGGTGAATGTGGGCGGTCTCGGAACCTGGATGCTGCAGATAAAAGAGCAGCCCATCTCGCTTGATTATCTGATCGTTCATTCGCCGGATCGCAAGCTGCCCAAACCGGACGCGTCGTTTTTCGAGGTCGCGGGCCATGAGTTAGGCGCTTACGCAGCTTCGTATACGGAAGATTATGACACCATCGGGAACGCCGGCGATGAAGAGGATGCCATTACCGTGTGGATAACGACCGGACGCGATCAGGCGCAAGTACTGAAAGCATTGATCGACGACACGTTTACGCCTGAGTCGGGTATTCCGGTGCATCTCCGGCTTGTTCCGGGAAACATCCTTCTGCCAGCCACGCTTGCCGGTGAAGGTCCGGATGTCGCCATGCAAATCGGCGAGGACGTGCCGGTCAACTACGCGATGAGGGGGGCTGCAGCCGATTTAACGAAATTCGATGATTTCGAAGAGGTGGTCACCCGATTCCGCGACAGCGGGCTGGAGCCGTACAAATATAACGGCGGGGTGTACGCCTTGCCTGAACAGCAGACCTTCCCGATGTTGTTCTATCGCAAGGATGTTTTGGAGGAACTCGGCTTGAAGCCGCCCGCGACCTGGCAAGAAATCTATGACATGATTTCCGTGCTTCAGAAGCACAACATGCAATTTTATTTGCCGCTGGAAGCCACCAACGCAAGCCTGGTCCCGAATGCGACGTTCGCCATGCTGCTGTACCAGAACGGCGGGCAGTTTTACCGCGATAACGATACGAAGAGTGCACTCGACTCGGATATCTCCATGGAGGCATTCAAGAAGTGGACGCAGTTCTATACCAGCTACAAGTTCCCGCTGCAAGCGGATTTCCCGAACCGTTTCCGGACCGGGGAAATGCCGATCGGGATTGCGGATTACACGACGTACAACATGCTGACGGTCATGGCCCCCGAGATTAAGGGGCTGTGGGATTTCACGATTGTGCCGGGGACTGAACGCGAGGACGGCACCGTGAACCACGAGGTTGCCAGCCATACGACCGCCGTCATGCTGCTTCAAAATTCGAAGAGCAAAGCGGCCGCTTGGGAATTTCTGAAGTGGTGGACCGACAAGGAGACGCAAATTGCGTATGGCCGAGAGATGGAAGGCTTGATGGGAGAGGCTGCCCGCTATCCGACGGCCAACATCGAAGCGCTGGAGGAGCTGCCATGGCCGGTGAAGGATTATCGGAATTTGGATAACCAATGGCGGTGGGTACGAGGCATTCCGCAGGTGCCCGGAGGATATTTCACGGGCCGGCATTTGGACAATGCTTTCAGGAAAGTGGTAAATGCCAGCGAAAATCCGCGCGAAGCCTTATCCGATTATATTTTGTACATTAACGATGAAATCGAGATCAAGCGGAAGGAGTTCAATTTGCCATATTAACAGGGGAGGTGCGGTAGTCAATGCAAGGAGAACCAGTAATTCAAACCGTAAAGAGCCCCAAAGCGAATGTGCAGAAGAACAGCCGTTGGGTCTCTTTCATAAAAGAGTTGAAGCGCAGCAAGCACTATTATTTGCTGATGAGTCCGTATATGATTATTTTCTTTCTGTTTACGGTCATTCCAGTGGTTTTTTCCTTTGCCCTAAGTTTCTTCTATTTCAACATGCTGGAATTTCCGAGGTTCGTCGGTTGGCAAAATTATTCGAGGCTGTTTCTGAATGATGATATCTTTATGATCGCCTTGAAGAATACGCTGATGTTCGCCGTCATTACCGGTCCCGTCAGTTATATCGCCTGTTTTGTATTCGCATGGATCATTAATGAATTGTCGCCCAAAGTGCGGGCGTTCATGACGTTGGTCTTTTATGCGCCTTCGATATCGGGCAACGTTTACTTCATTTGGCTCATCATCTTCTCCGGTGACAGCTATGGGTATTTAAACGGGTTTCTGATGAAGGCCGGCTTTATCCTGGAACCGATTCAATGGCTCCTGAATGAAAACTATATTCTATGGATCGTGATTATCGTGCAGCTTTGGCTGAGCCTGGGCACCAGCTTTTTGGCGTTTATCGCCGGCCTGCAAACGATCGACAAGTCGCTGATCGAAGCGGGGGCGATGGACGGCATCAAGAATCGCTGGCAGGAGCTCTGGTATATTACGCTGCCGTCCATGAGGCCGCAGCTGATGTTCGGGGCCGTGATGCAGATCACAACCGCATTCGCGGTCGCGGATATCTCGATCGCGCTCGCCGGGTTTCCGAGCGTTAACTATGCGGCGCACACCATTGTTACCCATCTGATGGACTTCGGCACGATCCGCTTCGAACTCGGCTACGCATCGGCCATTGCGACGTTCCTGTTCTTGCTGATGGTCGGGACCAACAAATTAACGCAAAAAATGTTGAGAAAGATAGGTGAGTAACGTTGGCTGCGAAAATGATTCGATATTTCCGGCTGCCGAGAACGCTGAACCGTTCTTTGCCCGTTAGCATTTTGCTGTTTGCGCTGCTCGCCTTGTTCGGAGCCTTCATGGCATTGCCCTTGATTTACGCGGTGAACAACGCATTCAAGCCGCTGGACGAATTGTTCATATTCCCTCCGCGGTTCTTCGTGAACAATCCGACGATGGATAATTTCCTGGATTTGATGGTGTTAATGGGGAATTCGTGGGTGCCCTTATCGCGTTATTTCGCAAACACGCTGTTGATCACCATCATTGGCACGGCCGGACATATCCTGCTGGCGTCTGCAGCAGCCTATCCGCTGGCCAAATACCGGTTTCCCGGCTCAAGGGCGCTGTTTTCCATTGTGGTGCTCGCCTTGATGTTTTCGCCCCATGTTACGGCGATTCCCAACTATATGGTCATGTCTTGGCTGGGTTGGATCAATACGCATGCCTCCATCATCGTGCCTTCCTTGGCATTTCCGCTCGGGCTGTTTCTGATGAAGCAATTCATGGAGCAGATTCCCGATGCCCTGCTTGAGGCAGCCAAAATCGACGGGGCCAGCGAATATCGGATTTACTGGTCCATTGTGATGCCGAACGTGAAGCCTGCCTGGCTGACGCTGATGATTTTACAATTTCCGGCGCTTTGGGGCAGCGATGGGGGCAGCTTCATTTACAGCGAGCATCTGAAGACGTTACACTTCGCGCTCGGACAGATCACGGAGGGCGGAATCGCAAGAGCCGGCGTCGGCGCGGCCGTTGCACTGCTCCTGATGATCGTTCCCATTACGCTCTTTATCATCTCCCAGAGCAGTGTCATGCAGACGATGGCCACTTCAGGGATGAAGGACTAGAAAGGAGGCATGTCAGATTGATGAACAGCTTGCGCAAACTGAAAACGCCTCTCCTCATCATGATCTGCTGCTTATTGGGGGTTGGGGCAGGAGCGGGGAACGTAAGCGCCGAGAGCGCCTCGGACTCCTATATTTATTCCTATTGGGGCGATGCTGCGGCAGCGCCGGCCGCTTATGTAGCGACTGAATTGATAAGCGGCTCGGATCTGGGGACGGGAGCTTTCCAAGAGCCGAGCGATCTTCACGTCACCGCCGACAATCGCGTATACGTGCTGGATTCCGGCAACAATCGGATCGTTGTGCTGGACCATGATTTAAAGCTGGTAACCACCGTGGATTCCTTCACAAGAGAGGGCGAGCCGGATACATTCCTACAACCGCAAGGAATCTTCGTGACTGATGACGGTGAGGTGCTCGTAGCGGACACAGGAAACAAACGGGTGGTTCACTTGGATTCGGAGTTTCAACTGATCAAGATCATCGATTCGCCGGAGTCGGAGCTACTGCAGGATTCCTTTAAATTCGAACCCGTCCGGGTCGTCATGGACCATGCGCAGCGAATTTACGTCATGGCTGCCGGCGTGTTTGACGGGTTCATGGAATTCGATGCCGAAGGGGCGTTTACTACCTTCATCGGCGCGAATCGCGTTTATATCGATCCGATCGAATATTTCTGGAAGCAAATCTCGACCAAGGCGCAGCGCAGTCAGATGGTCATGTTTACGCCTACGGAGTTTACGAATCTGGATATTGACTCGGAAGGGTTCATCTATGCCACGAACGGGGACCAGTGGGGAAATAACATTAAGAAGCTTAATGCGCAAGGCAGCGATATTTTAAGAAGAACGGGGTATTCCGACCCGCAGGGCGACATTCTTTACCTCAGCAGCGAAGGTCCTTCTAAGCTGATCGACATCGATGTTACCGACAGCGAGATTTACTCCATTCTCGATGGCAAGCGGGGACGGGTGTTCACTTACAACGGGGACGGACATCTGATGTACGTGTTCGGCGGGCTGGGGAACCAAATGGGCCAATTTCATACGCCGGCCGCCATCGACCGAATCGGCGAGGATTTTCTTGTATTGGATAAAGCGCTTGGCGAAATTACCGTCTTCCGAACGACCGAATACGGTCGAACGCTGAATGAAGCCGTCAAAAGCTATTATCGTGGCGAGGAAGAGACCGCTTTTGCGTTGTTTAATCGAACGATCGCCATGAATGCCAATCTGGATTTCGCCTATGCGGGGATCGGCAAAGCCTTGCTTCGTCAAGGCGATTATAAGGGTGCCATGATGCATTTCAAACGCAGCTTGGATCAGAAAAACTATTCGAAAGCATTCCTGCTATACCGCAAAGCGGTCATGAGGGAACATTTTCCGTTGATCATGACCATGCTGTTCTTGGCCGGAATCGGGATATTTGCCGCATCCAGGCTTCGGAAAGTGAAGGAACGAAGAAAGGGGGCTTCCGCATGAGCAGGGAATGGATTCGGTTTCCCCTAAATCTCATGGTTCATCCCTTTGAGGGCTATTGGGACCTGAAATACGATCGCAATCGAAAATTCACGTTGATCATCTCGTTTTGCGTATTGTTTCTGGTTGCCGTTACGAACATTTTGGGGAGCCAGTACAGCGGTTTTCTAGTCCATGTGTACAATCCCGAGAGCATGAACAGCGTCATGGAAATCGTATATGTGATCGTGCCGATCTTGTTCTGGTGCGTGGCTAACTGGTCGCTTACGACCTTGATGGACGGCGAGGGCAAATTCGTCGAAATTTTTACGTCGACCTGCTTCGCGCTCCTGCCGCTCGTGATCATACAGTTTCCATGGATCTGGCTCAGCAATCTCGTGTCGCTGC from Paenibacillus ihbetae includes:
- a CDS encoding carbohydrate ABC transporter permease translates to MQGEPVIQTVKSPKANVQKNSRWVSFIKELKRSKHYYLLMSPYMIIFFLFTVIPVVFSFALSFFYFNMLEFPRFVGWQNYSRLFLNDDIFMIALKNTLMFAVITGPVSYIACFVFAWIINELSPKVRAFMTLVFYAPSISGNVYFIWLIIFSGDSYGYLNGFLMKAGFILEPIQWLLNENYILWIVIIVQLWLSLGTSFLAFIAGLQTIDKSLIEAGAMDGIKNRWQELWYITLPSMRPQLMFGAVMQITTAFAVADISIALAGFPSVNYAAHTIVTHLMDFGTIRFELGYASAIATFLFLLMVGTNKLTQKMLRKIGE
- a CDS encoding carbohydrate ABC transporter permease, which gives rise to MIRYFRLPRTLNRSLPVSILLFALLALFGAFMALPLIYAVNNAFKPLDELFIFPPRFFVNNPTMDNFLDLMVLMGNSWVPLSRYFANTLLITIIGTAGHILLASAAAYPLAKYRFPGSRALFSIVVLALMFSPHVTAIPNYMVMSWLGWINTHASIIVPSLAFPLGLFLMKQFMEQIPDALLEAAKIDGASEYRIYWSIVMPNVKPAWLTLMILQFPALWGSDGGSFIYSEHLKTLHFALGQITEGGIARAGVGAAVALLLMIVPITLFIISQSSVMQTMATSGMKD
- a CDS encoding NHL repeat-containing protein; translated protein: MMNSLRKLKTPLLIMICCLLGVGAGAGNVSAESASDSYIYSYWGDAAAAPAAYVATELISGSDLGTGAFQEPSDLHVTADNRVYVLDSGNNRIVVLDHDLKLVTTVDSFTREGEPDTFLQPQGIFVTDDGEVLVADTGNKRVVHLDSEFQLIKIIDSPESELLQDSFKFEPVRVVMDHAQRIYVMAAGVFDGFMEFDAEGAFTTFIGANRVYIDPIEYFWKQISTKAQRSQMVMFTPTEFTNLDIDSEGFIYATNGDQWGNNIKKLNAQGSDILRRTGYSDPQGDILYLSSEGPSKLIDIDVTDSEIYSILDGKRGRVFTYNGDGHLMYVFGGLGNQMGQFHTPAAIDRIGEDFLVLDKALGEITVFRTTEYGRTLNEAVKSYYRGEEETAFALFNRTIAMNANLDFAYAGIGKALLRQGDYKGAMMHFKRSLDQKNYSKAFLLYRKAVMREHFPLIMTMLFLAGIGIFAASRLRKVKERRKGASA
- a CDS encoding Yip1 family protein, giving the protein MSREWIRFPLNLMVHPFEGYWDLKYDRNRKFTLIISFCVLFLVAVTNILGSQYSGFLVHVYNPESMNSVMEIVYVIVPILFWCVANWSLTTLMDGEGKFVEIFTSTCFALLPLVIIQFPWIWLSNLVSLQETAFYYFSNSVAVLWFVYLLFVGNMTVHQFSPSKTIGIMMLTLVAMGFMAFISLLFFSLVQQIVAFISVIYQELVMRT